CGTGGGTGCGCCACGGCCCCGGGAACGGATCGAACTTCAGCGCGGTGAATCCGCGCCCCGCCGTCTCGCGCGCCCGCGCCGCGTAGTCGGCGGGGGCCTTGGCGCCCCCGTACCAGCCGTTGGCGTAGACGCGGATCCGCTCGCGGCAGGGGCCGCCGAGCAGGACGTGGACCGGGGCGCCGTGGCGCTTGCCCGCGATGTCCCAGAGGGCCTGCTCGAGCCCGCTCACCGCGCTCCAGAAGTCCATCGCCCCGCGCTTGGCCGCGAAGTCGTGGTAGGCCCAGTGCACGAAGTGGGTGATCTGCGCGGCGTCGCGGCCGACGAGATAGCGGCCGAGGGCCTCCACCAGGGCGACGATGCTCGTGTCGCGGTCGGCTTGCGTGTAGCACTCGCCCCAGCCGTGCGGGCCGCCGTCGGTCTCGACCTTCACGAAGCACAGGTTCTTGCCCCCGCCGAGATCGGCGAGGCACGGGACCACACGGCTCACGAGCATCGTCTTCATCGCTCGGCCGCGATCGTACCAGAATCGAGCGGACCGACGCGGGCGTGATACGATCCGGGACGGTCGTCACTCGCTCATGCACGCTCTCATCCTGACGTCGCGGCGCGGCGCCGTCCGCTGGAAGCTGATGGCCACGCTGTTCGTGGCTCAGGTCTGCGGCAGCACCGGCCACTCCATCGGCCTCGCGGTGGGCGCGATCATGGCCGCGAGCATCACCGGCACCAACACGTGGTCCGGCGTGCCGATCGCGGTGGGCGCGCTCGGCACCGCGCTGGCCAGCTGGCCGCTCGCGCGCCTCATGGACCGCTCGGGCCGTCGCCCCGGCCTGGCCCTCGGCTACGGGCTGGCCGTGCTCGGCGCGGTGCTGGGCCTCCTGGGCGTCGCCGGCCGCAGCTTCCCGCTCATGCTGGTGGGCATGGCCTTCTTCGGCATCGCCAGCACCTCCAACCTGCTCGCCCGCTACGCGGCCGCCGACGTGAGCCCGGCGGGCGAGCGCGGGCGCGCGATGGGCCTGATCGTGTGGGGCTCCACGGTCGGCTCGATGATCGGGCCCAACCTGATGGCCCCCGCGCTCACGCTGGGCGCGTGGCTCGCGGTGCCGCCCACCGCGAGCGCGTTCCTGGTCAGCGTGGGCGCCTACGCCGCGGCCGCGCTGCTGATCGCGCTGCTGCTGCGGCCGGACCCGCTGGTCATCGCGCGCGAGGCCGAGGCCGTCGCCGACCGGGGCCGCCGCATCGGCGCGGCCCGCAGCCTCGGCGCGATCCTGGGCGACGTGCGCGTGCAGATCGCGCTGACCACGCTGTCGGTCAGCCAGTTCGTGATGATCGCCACCACCTCCACCTCGCCGCTCTATCTCCACGATCAGGGCCACTCGGTGGGCACCATCGGCGTGGCGGTCTCCCTGCACCTGGCCGGCATGTACGTGGCCTCGCCGCTCTCCGGCTGGCTCGCCGACCGCCTCGGCCGGCTGCCCGTGATCGCCCTTGGCGCGCTGCTGCTGATCGGCGCGATCGGCCTGGCCGGGCTGGCCCCGGGCGACGCGGGCGCGACGATCATCGCCGGGTTGTTCCTGAACGGCGTCGGCTGGAACCTCGCGTTCGTGTCGGGCAGCGCGCTGCTGACCGACGCGCTGTCGTCCGTGGAGCGCGCCTCGGTGCAGGGCTTCGCCGATCTGCTCATGGGGCTGATGGGCGCCATCGGCTCCGCGGCCGGCGGCATGATCCTGGGCATCTGGGGCTTCGCGATGCTCAACGCGGTCGGGGCCGCGCTCGTGCTGGGCCCGCTCGCGGTCGCCCTGATGCGCCGGCCCGCGGTCGCCGCCCAGGGAGGCTGAGCCGCATTCTCAATCTCGCGCTGCTCCGGCTCCCCGACCTGCGCTGGCTCGGGGCCGGAACCCTGCTGAATTCGATCGGCATGATGGGCGAGCTGGTGGTGCTGGGCTGGCTCACGCTCGAGCTGACCGACTCCCCCTTCCTGGTCGGCGCGGCCATGGGCTGCCGCGCGCTGCCGCTGGCCTTCGTGGGGGTGCCGGCCGGCGTGCTCGCCGACCGGGTTTCGCGTCAGCGCCTGCTCGTGGCGACCGGCGTGGGCCAGGCGCTCGCCGCGGGCCTGATGGGCGCGCTCACCCTGCTGGGCGTGGTGACGCTCGGCCAGCTCATGGTCCTCACCTTCGCGGCCGGCGCCCTGCGCGGCGTCGAGCACGCGGCGCGCCAGAGCTACGCGCACGACGTGGTCGGCGCCGGCGCGCTCGTCAACGGCCTCGCGGTGCTCGGCATCGCGATGCGCGCGGGCTGGCTGCTGGGCTCGCTCGGCGTGGGCGCGCTCATCGCGCACCTGGGCTCGGGCCACGCCTACCTCGCGGTCGCCGCCGCCTACCTGGCCGGCGGCCTCGCGCTCCTGCCCGCGACCGCCCCGACGCCGGCCGTCGACCGCGAGAGTGATTCGCTCTGGCGCGGCGTCACCGCCTTCGTGG
Above is a genomic segment from Candidatus Methylomirabilota bacterium containing:
- a CDS encoding MFS transporter; this translates as MHALILTSRRGAVRWKLMATLFVAQVCGSTGHSIGLAVGAIMAASITGTNTWSGVPIAVGALGTALASWPLARLMDRSGRRPGLALGYGLAVLGAVLGLLGVAGRSFPLMLVGMAFFGIASTSNLLARYAAADVSPAGERGRAMGLIVWGSTVGSMIGPNLMAPALTLGAWLAVPPTASAFLVSVGAYAAAALLIALLLRPDPLVIAREAEAVADRGRRIGAARSLGAILGDVRVQIALTTLSVSQFVMIATTSTSPLYLHDQGHSVGTIGVAVSLHLAGMYVASPLSGWLADRLGRLPVIALGALLLIGAIGLAGLAPGDAGATIIAGLFLNGVGWNLAFVSGSALLTDALSSVERASVQGFADLLMGLMGAIGSAAGGMILGIWGFAMLNAVGAALVLGPLAVALMRRPAVAAQGG
- a CDS encoding MFS transporter, whose protein sequence is MLRLPDLRWLGAGTLLNSIGMMGELVVLGWLTLELTDSPFLVGAAMGCRALPLAFVGVPAGVLADRVSRQRLLVATGVGQALAAGLMGALTLLGVVTLGQLMVLTFAAGALRGVEHAARQSYAHDVVGAGALVNGLAVLGIAMRAGWLLGSLGVGALIAHLGSGHAYLAVAAAYLAGGLALLPATAPTPAVDRESDSLWRGVTAFVAAVRDDPTLLVLMLLTAGAEVLGFAHQALLPSLSRDVLQTGPEGLGAMNAARAVGGILALLASMRGFTRGSGALFTGVLLAFGASLIALGAAPYLVGFGGVVVVVVMANAAGALADLLAQSLLQLSVPPHLRGRAGGAWVVAIGFAPLGQLQIGALASLFGVSAALGASGLALVALAGATALLYPRLRAL